From the Chthonomonadales bacterium genome, the window GGTGCCGGAGAGCGAGAGCGAGGTAGGAGGCTAGAGGTCGATGACCTGGCCGTCGTAGGCGAGCGCGCAGTGGGGCGGAAGCGCTGCGTTGGTCGCGTCGTGGTCGAAGCGGTGGGAGAGGTGCGTGAAGAGCGCGCGCCCGGGCCGAAGGCGCTCCACCACGGCGAGCGCCTCGTAGAGCCCGAAGTGCGTGGCGTGCGGCTCATAGCGCACCGCGTCCAGGATCAGCAGCTGCAGGCCGCCGAGCCGCTCCATGGTGGCCTCGGGAACGCGGTTCACGTCGGTGACGTAGGCGAAGTCGTCGAAGCGGTAGGCGCGAATGGGAAGCCGGCCGTGTAGCACCTCGAGCGTCTCCACGCGCATCCCGAACAGGTCGAAGCGGGGCGGCGCCTCGTGCAGCGTGAGGCGCGGCTTGCCGCCACCCGTCTGCGTCTCGGTGAAGATGTAGCGGAAGATGCGCGGGATGTCATCGAGCGAGGCCGCGTCACAGAAGACCGGGATCTCGGCCCCCGAGAGGTCGTTGTAGCGCCGCAGGTCGTCCAGGCCGAATATGTGGTCGGCGTGCGTGTGGGTGATCAGGACGGCGTCGACGCGCCGGAGCCCGAACGCCAGGGCCTGCATCCGAAGCTCGGGCGTCGTGTCCACCAGGGCCACGCGTCCCTCGTTCTCCACGCACACGGACGGGCGGAACCGGCGGTTCCTCGGGTTGCTGGACGTGCAGACCGGGCAGTCGCAGCCGATCATCGGCACGCCGTGCGAGGTGCCGGAGCCGAGGACGGTGACGCGCATAGTGGCCTATTCTACCCGCATCGCCCCGCTCACAGGCGCCGGTCCCCCCGCTCGGCCTTCGGCGCCAGCACGGCGATCGCGCGGTCCGCGGCCGCCGCTGCGCGCGGGGTCCGCGCGGCCTCGGGTGCCACCGTCCGACGCTTCGGCCGTCTGTAGGGGGGAGTCGGCGCGTGTGCTACAATGGGCGGCGGACGACAGGACGAACTATGAACATCCTTCATGTGGCGGCGGGCGACGTGGTCACCCTGCGCAGAACGCACCCCTGCGGCGGCCGCGAGTGGGTGGTGCGCCGCACCGGCGCGGACATCGGCCTCGAGTGCGTGACCTGCCGCCGGCGGGTGATGCTGGCGCGCGAGGAGTTCGAGCGGCGGGTGACCCGCGTCACCCATGCCGCAGTCGCGCCCGGGGAGACGGCTTGATGGCGCGGCGCGCTGCGCGCCGGGCCGGCCTGCCGGGTACGCTCCTTCTGAGCCTAGTGATCACCGCTTGGACGACAGTGCCGGGCGCCCGGTTGGACGCGCAGAACGCTCTGCCGGCGCAACCCGGCCTGGCCGCTCGGATCGGCGAGGCCACTCCGCCGCCCGACGCCGCCGCACCGCCCGAGCCCCCACCGTCGCCGTTCGCCGCCGAGGTACGCGTCGACGCCACGCGCTCGGCGCCCCCGGATGGGGCTCCCGACGTGTACGCCGCCTGCGGCCTGCCATCCTCGGAGCCCGCCCCGACGTGGCGCCGCTGGGAGTCGCTCGACGGCGACCCCGTAGCGGCGAGCAGCACATCCCCGGATGTGCGCGTCTTCGCTTGCCGCACGCCCGTGGGCGTCTCGCTCTGTGTCACCAACCACGGGGCGGCCCGCGCCGACCTCCGCCTGACCGTTCGCGTCCCTGCCGGCGCCTACACCGTGGAGCGGCTGGGTTTCGGGTTCGGAGAAGGTGAAACCACTCCGCGCGCGCAGCGGTTACAGAGCGTGATCGTGCCGTCCGGCGGCTCGGTCCGCAAGCCGGGCTGGCTGCTTCCCGGCACGGCCTCCATCTACCGGCTCGTGAACCGCAGCGCCCAGTGCGCCGCGTCACTGCGCGCCGCGAAGGGGCTGGTGCGGCAGGTGCTGGTCGAGCGGCCGCGCGAGGGCCGGCGCCTTCGGTCACCGATGCGCGACTGCGAGGCCCATGTGGCGGCGCTCTTCGGCAAGGCCGCCGGGGCCGACCGTCGCCTCGCGCTCAAGCATATCCACCGAGCGCTGCTCTACCTGGCGCAAGCCGAGTCGATGTGTCGCAACGGCGCCGGCCTCGGGCGACTTGCCCCGGACGACGCGCGCGCCCTCGCCGGCAAGCTGGCGAGCCTGGGGAGCGGGTTGGCCGAGTGGAGCGCCGCCTGCCTGGGGATCGCGGCGGGCGTGGAGGTGGAGCCGGCCGGCGAGCCCGGCTCCAGCGTCCGCCGGGTCTCGGTGTGGGTGACCAACGGCGGCTGCGCGGCGCTATCGTCCGTGAAGATGGGCGCCGCCGGCCCGAGAGGTTGCCGCGTGACTCCCGCCGAGGAAGCCATGTTCGACGCGCTGCAGCCCGGCCAGACGGCCCGCGCGCGCTTCCGCGTCGTCCTCGAGGACGGCGCCGCCGACCCCACCATCGGCGCCGACATCGCCTACTTCTGCGCCGGCACGCCCGCCCATTTGCGGCTCTCCACCTTCTGAGCCGCGCCGGGCGAGCCCCCGCCCCGGGGCCGTGCCCCCATCGTCGCCCCGACCGGGCGACAGGAGAACCCTGCATGCCCGCCTGCTTGAGCCCGGCCCGCGTGGCCGGGGCGCTCCTCGCGGCCCTCGCCGTCGCCGCCATGCCGCTCGCGGCGCGCGCCGCCGAGATGAGACTGACCATCGACCCGGCCGACGGCACGACCGTCGGCGACACGGTGACGATCCTCGCGCGCGTGTCCGGCGAAGGCGCGGCCTCTGTGGATCGCGTCGCCTTCTCCGTCGATGGCCGCGAGCGCTCGGCCGACACCAGTGTCCCCTACACATTCGAGTGGAACACGCTGGAGGACACGGAGGGGGCGCACGCGGTGTCCGCCATCGCGACCGACTCGGGCGGCCAGACGGCCTCCGCGAGCGTCCGCCTGACCGTGGAGAACGAACTGACGCGCGGCGAGGCCTACCTGGCGGACACGGCGGCCAGCGCCCTGCGCGACGGCGACGCGGAGCGGGCCGCGCGCTACGCACGCCGGGCGCTGCGCCTTAATCCCACGAGCCCCGGCGCCGCAAGCACGCTCGCGACC encodes:
- a CDS encoding DUF951 domain-containing protein, which translates into the protein MNILHVAAGDVVTLRRTHPCGGREWVVRRTGADIGLECVTCRRRVMLAREEFERRVTRVTHAAVAPGETA
- a CDS encoding MBL fold metallo-hydrolase — encoded protein: MRVTVLGSGTSHGVPMIGCDCPVCTSSNPRNRRFRPSVCVENEGRVALVDTTPELRMQALAFGLRRVDAVLITHTHADHIFGLDDLRRYNDLSGAEIPVFCDAASLDDIPRIFRYIFTETQTGGGKPRLTLHEAPPRFDLFGMRVETLEVLHGRLPIRAYRFDDFAYVTDVNRVPEATMERLGGLQLLILDAVRYEPHATHFGLYEALAVVERLRPGRALFTHLSHRFDHDATNAALPPHCALAYDGQVIDL